A single window of Planktothrix serta PCC 8927 DNA harbors:
- a CDS encoding ATP synthase subunit I gives MTNAEETVESGSKLAVEPDPSMLEYYQLQRQLLLMTLAATGVIFVTVCCFYSLEVACNYLIGASVGIVYLRMLGQDVEKLGREKRKLGQNRILILAGFIILATRWHQLQILPIFLGFLTYKVALLSYVIMTAFSLKPK, from the coding sequence ATGACAAACGCAGAGGAAACAGTCGAATCCGGGTCTAAGCTTGCTGTAGAACCCGACCCTTCTATGCTGGAGTATTATCAGTTGCAACGTCAATTGTTGCTGATGACCCTTGCTGCGACTGGGGTAATTTTTGTTACGGTTTGCTGTTTTTATTCCCTGGAAGTTGCCTGCAACTATTTAATCGGGGCGAGCGTGGGCATAGTCTACTTGCGAATGCTCGGCCAAGATGTGGAAAAACTGGGTAGAGAGAAAAGAAAACTAGGCCAAAACCGGATTTTAATCCTAGCGGGTTTTATCATTTTAGCCACTCGATGGCATCAACTCCAGATTTTACCGATTTTCTTAGGATTTCTCACCTACAAAGTCGCCCTCTTGTCCTATGTAATCATGACAGCGTTCAGCTTGAAGCCGAAGTAG
- the atpB gene encoding F0F1 ATP synthase subunit A, with amino-acid sequence MEMLTVLNIFNPLPLASLEVGHHLYWEVGGLKLHGQIFLTSWFVIGLLIIFSVLASSNVQRIPSGMQNFMEYVLEFIRNLAKDQIGEKEYRPWVPFIGTLFLFIFASNWSGALIPWKLIELPSGELAAPTSDINTTVALALLTSLAYFYAGISKKGFVGYFADYAQPLAFLAIFRVIEDFTKPLSLSFRLFGNILADELVVAVLVFLVPLFIPLPLMVLGLFLSAIQALIFATLAANYIGEALEGHGAEHHD; translated from the coding sequence ATGGAAATGCTGACTGTTTTAAACATCTTCAATCCTCTTCCCCTCGCTAGTTTGGAAGTTGGCCATCACCTTTATTGGGAAGTCGGCGGTTTAAAACTGCATGGTCAGATTTTTCTGACTTCGTGGTTTGTAATCGGTTTGCTGATTATTTTCTCAGTGTTGGCCAGCAGCAACGTGCAGCGAATTCCCAGTGGGATGCAGAATTTTATGGAGTACGTCCTAGAATTCATTCGCAACCTTGCTAAAGACCAAATCGGGGAAAAAGAATATCGTCCTTGGGTTCCCTTCATTGGAACACTGTTCTTATTCATCTTTGCCTCTAACTGGTCAGGTGCCTTAATTCCTTGGAAGTTGATCGAACTTCCTTCAGGAGAATTAGCAGCCCCCACCAGCGATATCAATACGACAGTGGCCTTGGCCCTGTTAACGTCTTTAGCGTATTTCTACGCCGGAATCAGTAAAAAAGGCTTTGTCGGTTATTTTGCTGATTACGCTCAACCCCTTGCCTTCCTCGCTATATTTCGGGTGATTGAAGATTTTACCAAACCCCTCTCCCTGAGTTTCCGTTTGTTTGGTAACATTTTGGCGGATGAACTGGTGGTTGCCGTGTTGGTATTCCTGGTACCTCTGTTTATTCCTCTGCCCCTGATGGTTTTGGGTTTATTCTTGAGTGCCATTCAAGCGCTAATTTTTGCGACTTTGGCAGCGAACTATATTGGTGAAGCCTTAGAAGGACATGGTGCGGAACATCACGACTAA
- the atpE gene encoding ATP synthase F0 subunit C, giving the protein MNPLIAAASVVAAALAIGLGAIGPGIGQGIAAGQAVEGIARQPEAEGKIRGTLLLSLAFMEALTIYGLVVSLVLLFANPFA; this is encoded by the coding sequence ATGAATCCACTGATTGCTGCTGCTTCCGTTGTTGCTGCTGCTTTAGCTATTGGTTTAGGCGCGATCGGCCCTGGAATTGGTCAAGGGATTGCTGCTGGTCAAGCAGTGGAAGGGATTGCCCGTCAACCCGAAGCAGAAGGTAAAATTCGTGGGACTTTACTGTTAAGTTTAGCCTTCATGGAAGCACTGACCATTTATGGTTTAGTCGTTTCTCTGGTATTACTGTTTGCTAACCCCTTCGCCTAA
- a CDS encoding F0F1 ATP synthase subunit B', which translates to MMHGTILFAVEEAAKEGGLFDLDATLPLMAVQFLILAAILNRVFYKPLGTAIDERADYIREREVNAKERLAKAEKLAHQYELELAETRKKAQATIVNAQANAQKIASGKVAEAMQEAQKLREIAAQEIEQEKQQALQALEQQVEPLSRQILEKLLGAELVK; encoded by the coding sequence ATAATGCACGGGACAATTTTATTTGCGGTTGAAGAGGCTGCCAAAGAAGGGGGACTGTTTGATCTCGATGCCACCCTGCCCTTAATGGCAGTGCAGTTCTTGATTTTGGCAGCAATTTTGAACCGGGTTTTTTATAAACCATTAGGAACGGCAATTGATGAACGGGCCGATTATATTCGGGAACGGGAAGTCAACGCCAAAGAACGTCTGGCTAAAGCTGAAAAATTAGCCCACCAGTACGAATTAGAGTTGGCAGAAACTCGGAAAAAAGCTCAAGCGACGATTGTAAATGCTCAAGCGAATGCCCAGAAAATTGCCTCTGGAAAAGTCGCAGAAGCGATGCAAGAAGCGCAAAAATTGAGAGAAATAGCGGCTCAAGAAATTGAGCAGGAAAAACAACAAGCCCTGCAAGCTTTAGAGCAACAAGTAGAACCCCTCAGTCGCCAAATTTTAGAAAAATTATTAGGGGCTGAGTTAGTTAAATAA
- a CDS encoding F0F1 ATP synthase subunit B: METVLLLATEAGSEAGFGLNTNIFETNLINLAILIGVLVYFGRGFLGKILNERRSTIEEAILEAEQRQKQAEASLAEQQQKLTAAQTEAQRILAEAEERAKAVRELILAKAVEDVERMKATANQELDSDRERVIAQLRSLIATQAIERAESQLKQQLNDTVQERLIDQSLMLLGG; encoded by the coding sequence ATGGAGACTGTTTTATTACTAGCCACAGAAGCTGGCTCTGAAGCTGGATTCGGTCTCAATACCAATATTTTTGAGACGAACCTAATTAACCTAGCCATTCTGATTGGTGTGCTGGTTTACTTTGGGCGAGGCTTTTTAGGAAAAATCCTAAATGAAAGACGCTCCACCATTGAAGAAGCGATTCTAGAAGCTGAACAGCGCCAAAAACAAGCGGAAGCGTCTCTGGCAGAACAACAACAAAAATTAACCGCCGCCCAAACCGAAGCTCAACGGATTTTAGCCGAAGCGGAAGAACGGGCAAAAGCTGTTAGAGAGTTAATTCTCGCCAAAGCCGTCGAAGATGTGGAACGCATGAAAGCAACTGCCAACCAAGAGTTAGATTCAGATCGAGAACGGGTGATTGCTCAACTGCGTTCTCTGATCGCCACTCAAGCCATTGAACGGGCAGAATCTCAACTCAAACAGCAGCTGAATGACACTGTTCAGGAACGATTAATTGATCAGAGTCTAATGCTGTTGGGAGGTTAA
- the atpH gene encoding ATP synthase F1 subunit delta: protein MSAIAGEIIEPYASALMSLAQSRNLTEDFGNDTRLLLELLDSSAELKTFLGSPVVKPQDKKAVLQRITADQVNPLLRNFLMLLVDRGRILFLEEIAKQYLVLLRKLNQAVLAEVTSAHPLTEAQQNTLTEKVKAMTQARSVEISSTVDPNLLGGVIIKVGSRVVDASLRGQLRRIGMKLAQ, encoded by the coding sequence ATGAGTGCGATCGCTGGAGAAATTATCGAGCCTTACGCCTCGGCGTTAATGTCCTTGGCTCAATCGAGAAACTTAACGGAAGACTTCGGTAATGACACTCGCTTATTACTAGAATTACTGGACAGTTCCGCAGAATTAAAAACCTTTTTAGGAAGTCCTGTGGTTAAACCCCAGGACAAAAAAGCCGTTCTGCAAAGGATTACAGCCGATCAAGTTAATCCCTTGTTACGGAATTTCTTGATGCTATTAGTGGATCGAGGACGGATTTTATTCCTAGAAGAAATTGCTAAACAGTATTTAGTCTTACTGCGGAAACTCAATCAGGCAGTTTTAGCAGAAGTCACTTCCGCCCACCCGTTAACAGAAGCTCAACAGAATACCTTGACCGAAAAGGTCAAAGCCATGACCCAAGCCCGGTCTGTGGAAATTTCCAGCACAGTTGATCCTAACCTGTTGGGCGGTGTGATTATTAAAGTTGGATCTCGCGTGGTGGATGCCAGTTTGCGCGGACAACTGCGTCGAATTGGGATGAAATTAGCCCAATAA
- the atpA gene encoding F0F1 ATP synthase subunit alpha, with amino-acid sequence MVAIRPDEISSIIQQQIEQYDQDVKETNVGTVLQVGDGIARIYGLDKVMSGELLEFAEGTIGIALNLEEDNVGAVLMGEGRDIQEGSPVTATGRISQIPVGDAMLGRVVDALARPIDGKGDPKTTETRLLESPAPGIIARRSVCEPMQTGITAIDSMIPIGRGQRELIIGDRQTGKTSIAIDTIINQKGEDVICVYVAIGQKASTVAQVVATLEEKGAMEYTIVVAASASESATLQYLAPYTGATLAEYFMYKGKHTLVIYDDLSKQAQAYRQMSLLLRRPPGREAYPGDVFYLHSRLLERAAKLNDELGSGSMTALPVIETQAGDVSAYIPTNVISITDGQIFLSSDLFNSGLRPAVNAGISVSRVGSAAQTKAMKKVAGKVKLELAQYAELAAFSQFASDLDQATRNQLERGKRLQELLKQPQNSPLQLFEQVAVIYAGINGYLDEIPVEKIVAFAVGLRDYLKNSKPKYVEVVQGKKVLDDEAEGLLKEAITEFKQTFLVSP; translated from the coding sequence ATGGTAGCGATCAGACCTGACGAAATTAGCAGTATTATTCAGCAGCAAATTGAACAGTACGACCAAGACGTTAAAGAAACTAACGTCGGAACTGTTCTGCAAGTCGGTGACGGTATTGCCCGGATTTATGGCTTAGATAAAGTCATGTCTGGTGAACTGTTAGAATTTGCCGAAGGCACCATCGGGATTGCTCTAAACTTAGAAGAAGATAACGTCGGTGCGGTGTTAATGGGTGAAGGTCGGGATATCCAAGAAGGTTCCCCCGTTACCGCCACCGGAAGAATTTCTCAAATCCCCGTTGGGGACGCCATGTTAGGCCGAGTTGTCGATGCGTTGGCCCGTCCGATTGATGGTAAAGGCGATCCCAAAACCACTGAAACTCGTTTATTAGAATCTCCAGCCCCTGGGATTATCGCCCGTCGTTCTGTGTGCGAACCCATGCAAACGGGGATTACGGCTATTGACTCCATGATCCCCATCGGTCGGGGTCAACGGGAATTAATTATTGGCGACCGTCAAACCGGAAAAACCTCCATCGCCATTGACACCATCATTAACCAAAAAGGCGAAGACGTGATCTGCGTCTACGTTGCTATTGGTCAAAAAGCTTCTACCGTTGCTCAAGTCGTCGCAACTCTGGAAGAAAAAGGCGCGATGGAATATACTATCGTCGTTGCTGCCAGTGCCAGTGAATCCGCAACTCTGCAATACCTGGCCCCCTATACGGGCGCGACCCTGGCTGAATACTTCATGTATAAGGGCAAGCACACCCTGGTCATCTATGATGACTTATCTAAACAAGCCCAAGCCTACCGTCAAATGTCTCTGTTACTGCGTCGTCCTCCCGGACGGGAAGCCTATCCTGGGGATGTGTTCTACCTCCACTCTCGTTTATTAGAACGGGCTGCGAAACTGAACGATGAACTCGGTAGCGGTAGCATGACGGCCTTACCTGTGATTGAAACCCAAGCGGGTGACGTTTCGGCTTATATTCCGACCAACGTGATTTCAATTACCGATGGTCAGATCTTCTTATCTTCTGACTTATTTAACTCCGGTTTACGTCCGGCAGTGAACGCCGGGATTTCCGTTTCCCGTGTGGGTTCTGCGGCTCAAACCAAAGCCATGAAGAAAGTCGCCGGGAAAGTTAAATTAGAATTAGCTCAGTATGCTGAGTTAGCGGCATTTTCTCAGTTCGCCTCTGATTTAGACCAAGCCACCCGCAACCAATTGGAACGGGGCAAACGTCTGCAAGAACTGTTAAAACAACCCCAAAATTCTCCTCTGCAATTGTTTGAACAGGTGGCGGTGATTTACGCCGGAATTAACGGTTATCTCGATGAGATTCCCGTTGAAAAAATCGTTGCTTTTGCTGTCGGACTGCGGGACTATCTGAAAAATAGCAAACCCAAATATGTCGAAGTCGTTCAAGGTAAAAAAGTCCTTGATGATGAAGCTGAAGGTCTGCTGAAAGAAGCAATCACTGAGTTCAAACAAACTTTCTTAGTTTCTCCTTAA
- a CDS encoding F0F1 ATP synthase subunit gamma — MSNLKAIRDRIDSVKNTKKITEAMRLVASAKVRRAQEQVLASRPFADRLAGILYGLQSRLKFEEADLPLLKQREVKKVGLLVISGNRGLCGTYNSSIIKRAETRAKELEAEGVECTYLLVGRKAIQYFQRRDVDIRATVENPEKNPTIDKVRDSADNLLALFLSGELDRIELIYTKFVSLIASRPVIQTLLPLDPQGLEPTDDEIFRLTTKNGQFEVTREKVKNTLTDLPRDMIFEQDPAQILDALLPLFLTNQLLRAWQESIASELAARMTAMSNASENAGDLIKSLTLSYNKARQATITQELLEVVGGAEALRG, encoded by the coding sequence ATGTCAAATTTAAAAGCGATCCGCGATCGCATTGATTCCGTTAAAAATACCAAGAAAATTACAGAAGCGATGCGTCTGGTGGCTTCTGCAAAAGTGCGTCGCGCCCAGGAACAAGTCTTAGCTTCTCGTCCCTTTGCTGATCGGTTAGCCGGAATTCTTTATGGGTTACAATCCCGTTTAAAATTTGAAGAAGCAGATTTGCCTCTCCTTAAACAACGGGAAGTCAAAAAAGTCGGATTACTGGTAATTTCTGGTAATCGAGGCTTGTGTGGAACCTATAATAGCAGCATTATCAAACGGGCTGAAACTCGCGCTAAAGAGTTAGAAGCCGAAGGCGTTGAATGCACTTATTTGTTAGTCGGACGTAAAGCGATTCAATATTTCCAAAGACGGGATGTTGATATCCGCGCAACGGTAGAAAACCCCGAAAAAAATCCCACCATAGATAAAGTCAGGGATTCTGCGGACAATCTTCTGGCTTTATTTTTATCGGGAGAATTGGATCGGATTGAGTTGATTTATACGAAATTTGTTTCGTTAATTGCTTCTCGTCCCGTGATTCAAACCTTGTTACCGCTTGACCCCCAAGGGTTAGAGCCAACGGATGATGAAATCTTCCGTTTAACGACTAAAAATGGTCAGTTTGAAGTTACCAGAGAAAAGGTCAAAAACACTCTCACGGATTTACCGAGAGATATGATTTTTGAACAAGATCCGGCCCAAATTTTAGATGCGTTATTGCCTTTGTTCTTAACAAATCAATTGTTACGCGCTTGGCAAGAATCCATCGCTAGTGAGTTAGCCGCCCGGATGACGGCGATGAGTAACGCCAGTGAAAACGCTGGAGATTTAATTAAAAGTCTAACGTTATCCTACAACAAAGCTCGCCAAGCCACGATTACCCAGGAACTTCTGGAAGTGGTCGGTGGTGCAGAAGCATTGAGAGGTTAA
- a CDS encoding type II toxin-antitoxin system HicA family toxin produces the protein MKRRDLIKQLEEMGCVFIRHGGNHDWYQNPMTKISQPIARHREINQNLAKHILKMLQNP, from the coding sequence ATGAAAAGGAGAGATTTAATTAAACAATTAGAAGAAATGGGCTGTGTTTTTATTAGACATGGTGGAAACCATGATTGGTATCAAAATCCGATGACAAAGATTTCACAACCTATTGCTAGACATCGAGAAATTAATCAGAATTTAGCTAAACATATACTTAAAATGCTTCAAAATCCTTAA
- a CDS encoding ParB N-terminal domain-containing protein translates to MSDFDNIGKLMHLPLIDIEPGQEITGQEFLVLGAAEAILQANGRNWVPVIVQEIADYQYQTVSNHFVYAAAKKAQLERVWCIVIDPKPSNIEQAKILTREANPVVNVNLCTASRDKILAALGYLQSESTSPLKKVDLIKVTDFILESNRETWADLNELIKLKCGITKGNKLDCLKKVFYCKPEPLPPPPPAPERVSIKKANRDQIFERLNYLSINKIDGFDKIDPDQLADTLFTTPREKWKSLNPISTLDCGVSKNQIKTLKTVFSL, encoded by the coding sequence ATGAGTGATTTTGATAATATTGGTAAATTAATGCACTTGCCTTTAATTGATATTGAACCCGGACAAGAAATTACAGGACAGGAATTTTTAGTGTTAGGTGCAGCCGAAGCTATTTTACAAGCAAATGGACGAAATTGGGTTCCAGTGATTGTGCAGGAAATTGCAGATTATCAGTATCAAACTGTGAGTAACCATTTTGTCTATGCAGCGGCTAAAAAAGCACAATTAGAGCGGGTTTGGTGTATTGTTATTGATCCAAAACCTTCTAATATTGAACAAGCTAAAATTTTAACGAGAGAAGCTAATCCGGTTGTTAATGTTAATTTATGTACAGCTTCCAGAGATAAAATTCTAGCAGCACTCGGCTATTTACAATCTGAATCTACCAGTCCTTTAAAAAAAGTAGATTTAATTAAAGTAACAGACTTTATTCTTGAATCTAATCGAGAAACTTGGGCTGATCTTAATGAACTTATAAAGTTAAAATGTGGAATTACAAAAGGGAACAAATTAGACTGTTTAAAAAAAGTCTTTTACTGTAAACCAGAACCTCTGCCACCGCCACCGCCAGCACCGGAACGTGTATCTATTAAAAAAGCCAACCGAGATCAAATTTTTGAGCGTCTCAATTATTTATCTATTAATAAAATAGATGGTTTTGATAAAATAGATCCGGATCAATTAGCTGATACTCTATTTACAACTCCTAGAGAGAAATGGAAAAGTTTAAATCCTATTTCAACCCTTGACTGTGGAGTCAGTAAAAATCAGATTAAAACTCTAAAAACCGTATTTTCTTTATAA
- a CDS encoding ParA family protein translates to MTDANWNTILDSIPDLASEAIVSDDFVKPLLKAIGFSLEEQYPKFNTGSGTVGFASRKNQDSDIFNQSKTDPYLLVEVTGRAISWGARINLLEKKPQYRNAQNQIKQYLLSPNCKTAQWGIITNSIHIQLFRRHGKVVHPATPCWLIKKDNILDIVNRIKDLIENPLPALVVSLYNDKGGVGKTTTTINLASILRRQKKNVLVIDFDPQQQDLTDSLGLQPTKTKLSDCLIDRSLNIKDAIQPFKIKTKSGEVRVFDVIPSDSGLKEVLLSDNRGTQLQKGPARLRDLLESLKPDYDYILIDAPTNWTFFSQSCVYASDVVLMPTKHTNFASLKNAAKVILEFIPEIQEVRDKKGEYGPIPLPIFFNEHKATETSLKRANNEIKSIISLKQGDKLVFNPDLLPYFYPKHTKGSPDQTIFSIPEYAIVASAAFERIPAVFKHKTVNDYYLSLAQEYFLYE, encoded by the coding sequence ATGACTGATGCAAACTGGAATACAATTTTAGACAGTATACCCGATCTAGCTTCAGAAGCTATTGTTAGTGATGACTTTGTTAAGCCTTTATTAAAAGCTATAGGGTTTAGTCTTGAGGAACAATACCCTAAATTTAATACGGGTTCTGGGACAGTAGGTTTTGCATCTCGGAAAAACCAAGACAGTGATATTTTTAATCAATCAAAAACTGATCCTTATCTGTTGGTAGAAGTTACAGGTCGAGCTATTAGTTGGGGGGCGAGAATAAATCTCTTGGAGAAAAAACCGCAGTATCGCAACGCTCAAAATCAAATTAAACAATATTTACTATCCCCTAACTGTAAAACTGCTCAATGGGGAATTATTACAAATTCAATCCATATTCAACTTTTTCGGCGACATGGTAAAGTTGTTCATCCTGCTACACCTTGCTGGCTAATTAAAAAAGATAATATCCTAGATATTGTTAATCGCATTAAAGATTTGATCGAGAATCCTTTACCTGCTTTAGTCGTTAGTCTCTACAATGATAAGGGAGGTGTTGGCAAAACAACAACTACAATCAACTTAGCTTCTATCTTACGGAGACAGAAAAAGAATGTTTTAGTGATTGACTTTGATCCTCAACAGCAAGACTTAACAGATTCGCTGGGTTTACAACCTACAAAAACCAAGTTATCTGATTGTTTAATTGATCGATCTTTAAACATTAAAGATGCTATTCAGCCTTTTAAAATTAAAACTAAATCTGGAGAGGTTCGAGTTTTTGACGTTATCCCTTCAGATTCGGGTTTAAAAGAAGTTCTGCTTTCTGACAACCGAGGAACACAACTTCAAAAAGGGCCAGCAAGGTTAAGAGATTTATTAGAGAGTTTGAAACCTGATTATGATTATATTTTGATCGATGCACCCACAAACTGGACGTTTTTTAGCCAAAGTTGTGTTTATGCCTCTGATGTTGTTTTAATGCCAACTAAACACACGAATTTTGCCTCCTTAAAGAATGCTGCTAAAGTCATCCTAGAATTTATTCCTGAAATTCAAGAAGTAAGAGATAAAAAAGGAGAGTATGGCCCGATTCCTTTGCCTATTTTTTTTAATGAACATAAAGCAACAGAGACTTCATTGAAACGAGCTAACAATGAAATCAAGTCGATCATTTCCCTAAAGCAAGGTGATAAATTAGTTTTTAATCCTGATTTATTACCCTACTTTTATCCAAAACATACAAAAGGTAGTCCAGATCAAACAATATTCAGTATTCCAGAATATGCTATTGTTGCAAGTGCCGCTTTTGAACGGATACCTGCCGTATTTAAGCATAAAACTGTAAACGATTATTATCTTTCTTTAGCACAGGAGTATTTTCTTTATGAGTGA
- a CDS encoding DUF4276 family protein, protein MKIAILVEGATEVAFKEKLRDFLQSCLGQKMPKIKFIPQDGRIPKEGKLRRIVENLLDNDGYDAVIALTDVYTGKNDFIDANDAKVKMNNWVGNNPNFYPHTALHDFEAWLLPYWQTIQQLAKHNLSAPNGSPETVNHDHPPSYRIKQIFSVGKCKRDYNKIIDGKAILKKNDLMIAIKACPELKAFVNRIISLCDQDKVIP, encoded by the coding sequence ATGAAAATTGCGATTTTGGTTGAAGGTGCTACTGAAGTGGCATTTAAAGAAAAACTTCGTGATTTTTTGCAAAGTTGCTTGGGTCAAAAAATGCCAAAGATTAAATTTATTCCGCAGGATGGTCGTATTCCCAAGGAAGGAAAACTTAGGCGTATTGTTGAAAATCTTTTAGATAATGATGGCTATGATGCTGTCATTGCACTGACCGATGTTTATACCGGAAAAAACGACTTTATCGATGCGAATGATGCTAAAGTTAAAATGAACAATTGGGTGGGAAATAACCCCAATTTTTACCCCCATACAGCATTACATGATTTTGAAGCATGGTTACTTCCCTACTGGCAAACTATCCAACAATTAGCAAAACATAATCTTTCTGCTCCTAATGGTTCTCCTGAAACTGTGAATCACGATCACCCTCCTTCTTATAGAATTAAACAGATTTTTAGCGTAGGAAAATGCAAAAGAGACTATAATAAAATAATTGATGGCAAAGCGATTTTAAAGAAAAATGATCTGATGATAGCCATCAAAGCCTGTCCAGAATTAAAAGCTTTTGTGAATCGAATTATTTCTCTCTGTGATCAGGATAAAGTGATCCCTTGA
- a CDS encoding AAA family ATPase, translating to MNTFKNISVKGFRRLQNINLEMRNLIVMIGANGSGKTSFLDVLSVLAASASGNLHNILQLKGGLNEILTRGEAQELKISVSMQVPEIQPLKYNLTLSPNGLSYEIREETLTQQSDINATEPFKYIASRSSDIKYYSQEDRKLLRPNWEHNPLETSLSQVPKMYREPESLRKRLASCTYYGALDVSEKSPIRLPQTMRPAKLPGARGEDLVSCLYDLRESDRDRFEMVENIISVAFPDFERLNFPPVAAGTLSMTWTDRNFSQPIYVHELSEGTLRFLWLVTLLQSKNLTTITLLDEPEVSLHPELLRHLVYLMREASKHTQLIVATHSDRLIRFLEPREVLICDLEEGEAKMTWADTLNLDKWLEDYSLDQVWAMNIMGGRP from the coding sequence ATGAATACATTTAAAAATATATCTGTGAAGGGATTTCGCCGTCTTCAAAATATTAACCTGGAGATGAGGAATCTCATCGTTATGATTGGTGCAAATGGTTCAGGAAAAACTTCTTTTTTAGATGTTCTTTCTGTACTCGCTGCTTCAGCAAGTGGGAATTTACATAATATATTGCAACTCAAAGGTGGCTTGAATGAAATTTTAACCAGAGGTGAAGCACAAGAGCTAAAAATTTCAGTTTCAATGCAAGTACCAGAGATCCAGCCTTTAAAATATAATTTAACTTTGTCTCCTAACGGGTTATCTTATGAAATTAGGGAAGAAACTTTAACACAGCAAAGCGATATCAATGCTACAGAACCATTTAAGTATATAGCATCAAGAAGTTCAGATATTAAATATTATAGTCAGGAAGACCGCAAACTTTTAAGACCCAATTGGGAACATAACCCCCTTGAAACATCCCTTTCTCAAGTTCCTAAAATGTATCGTGAACCCGAAAGTTTAAGAAAAAGATTGGCTTCCTGTACTTATTATGGAGCACTTGATGTTTCCGAGAAAAGCCCCATTCGTCTCCCTCAAACCATGCGTCCTGCCAAGTTACCAGGGGCAAGAGGTGAAGACTTAGTTTCCTGTCTTTATGACCTTCGAGAAAGCGATCGCGATCGCTTTGAAATGGTGGAAAATATTATATCTGTGGCTTTTCCAGATTTTGAGCGATTAAACTTTCCTCCCGTTGCCGCCGGAACTCTTTCTATGACTTGGACAGACCGAAATTTTTCTCAACCGATTTATGTCCATGAATTATCAGAAGGAACATTACGTTTTCTCTGGTTGGTTACTTTACTTCAAAGTAAAAATTTAACAACAATTACCTTACTAGATGAACCCGAAGTTAGCTTACATCCCGAACTTTTAAGACATTTAGTTTATCTAATGAGAGAAGCTTCAAAACATACACAACTGATCGTTGCCACCCACTCAGATCGACTGATTAGATTCCTAGAACCTAGGGAAGTTTTGATTTGTGATCTCGAAGAAGGTGAGGCAAAAATGACTTGGGCTGACACTCTTAATTTGGATAAATGGTTAGAAGATTATAGCCTTGATCAAGTTTGGGCAATGAATATCATGGGAGGTCGGCCATGA